The genomic region TTTGTCGGACGCATTTCGTGATGGAGCCGTTTGCTGTAGCGACGGCGCGTCAGCTAGCGGATAGCCACCCGTTAAATCTACTGCTGACGCCCCATCTCCGCTTTATGTTGGCGAATAATCATCTGGGGCGTGAACGATTAATCAATAAAAAAGGTCCGGTTGACAATCTATTAGCGGGAACGCGAGAAGAATCCTTGGCGTTGGTTAAATCGGCCTATAAATCTTGGAGTATTGATCAATTTGCGTTCCCTGTGGATCTAAAAAATCGGGGGATGGCAGATACCGATCGCTTGCCACATTATCCATATCGTGATGATGGAATGTTGCTGTGGGAGGCATTGCATGAGTTTGTCACAGACTATCTGAAGCATTTCTATCCCACGACCTCAGACTTAGCCCAGGATGCTGAATTGCAGGCTTGGGCCAAAGAACTTTCGACCCGACAGGTTGAAGGGGGCGCGGAGATTAAAGGGATGCCATCGACGATCGATAATCTCGACAAGTTAGCGGAAATTGTCACCACGATTATCTTTACTTGTGGGCCAATGCATTCGGCGGTGAATTATACGCAGTATGACTATATGGCTTTTTCTGCGAATATGCCGTTGGCGGCATATAGTGACCCCAATGTGTTGCAATCTGAACAGGCGGAAATTACAGAAGCGGAAATTTTGAAACTGCTACCGCCTTATAAAAAGGCGGCAGAACAATTAAGTATTCTGTTTATCCTTTCGGCTTATCGGTTTGATCAATTGGGGAGTTACGACAAAACCTATGGTGAGCTCTATGACTCAACGTTTGATGCCGTTTTTGCCGGTACGCCAGTGACGCTAATGTTGAGTAAATTACAGCAAAAGCTATATTTGGCTGAACAGCGGATGACTGAACGTAACCGGGGTCGTGTTACGGCGTATAACGCCATGAAGCCGTCCTTAGTGCTGAATAGCATTAGTATTTAGCGCGCGGTTCTCGATGCGTTGTTGCAGCTTAGATTGCGTATCCCCAACGTTTATTCTGGGGGTACGTGATCGCTATCTGGTATTCAACCAGAATGTGGTTCTACATCATCCTGGCCATCACTTGTATGGTTTTAGGATATGTTGGTTGTTCGATTGAATTAAGTTGCCCTAGGTGAATGGATGATCATTGTAATTTCTAATCGTGTTATCAATCCTGATGGCCGAAATGAGATGCTATTTGGCGAACGATCGAATGCCAATGGCCCGGATGAGGTGCGACTAGCGACCGCCGAATATGACTCGGCGCAATCGCAGTGGCAGGTTGATCTGTTGGCTGAACCAGAAACCCTGACTGCCGATAATTTGCCCAGTCGACAATTATTCAAATCCGTGATCGCTGGGATTAAACAGGGACAATACAGCTCAGATTGGGTGTTTTATATTCACGGTTTTAATCAGTCTTTTAAGGATTCGTTAGAAGCCAGTTGGCGCATCTCACAACGCTATAACGTTGATGTGATCGTGTTTTCCTGGGCGTCAAATCCGGGCGGGTGGGGACCTTCGGAGTATAACCGGGCACGGCAAGCGGCAAGATCCTCAGCCAACGCTCTAGACCATGCCCTCCAGAAGATGGGGTCTTATTTAATCGATCGACCCCAAGCCGAAATTGGTCAATGCAATGTGCGCCTCAATTTGTTGATTCACAGCTTGGGTAATTATCTGGTGGAGAACTTTGTGCGTGACCCGATCTTTAGTGGAGAAACGCGCATTTTTGATAATGTGATTTTTCATCAAGCTGATGTTGATCACAAGCACCATGATATGTGGATTGATCGAGTCGAATATGGCCGTCGAATTTACGTCACAATTAATGAAAATGATGGGGCGTTGAAGGTCTCCGATATCTCAAATCCTTCCCGTTTGGGGAGCACGGCCTTAGGTACGGCGGCCACTCCGGTGTATGTCGACTTTACGAATGCGGATAATGTTGATCGTGACCATGATTTCTGTATCGGCGATCATGGCAATCCGGCGATCTATCGCTTTTTCCAACAGGTGCTAACGAGTCATCGCGGCGAATTGGCGAGTGAGTTTACCTATGA from Romeriopsis navalis LEGE 11480 harbors:
- a CDS encoding lipoxygenase family protein; translation: MQPYLPQQDPNPTKRAADLAKQRDLYIYDYVYLAPLPLAKSVPDQAQFSTRYITERLLASAELPANLLAAKTRTFFDPLDQLQEYEDLFPFLPLPEVAKTYQTDQSFAEQRLSGPNPLMIAQLSAEDERAQVLNKIPSAQADFEPLFNVQEELAAGNIYITDYTGHDVRYLGPKVVEGGQHEKGHKYLPKVRAFFRWRQQGFSDRGELAPIAIQIGTAAESPVYTPFDQPEKWLFAKLCVQVADANHHEMDTHLCRTHFVMEPFAVATARQLADSHPLNLLLTPHLRFMLANNHLGRERLINKKGPVDNLLAGTREESLALVKSAYKSWSIDQFAFPVDLKNRGMADTDRLPHYPYRDDGMLLWEALHEFVTDYLKHFYPTTSDLAQDAELQAWAKELSTRQVEGGAEIKGMPSTIDNLDKLAEIVTTIIFTCGPMHSAVNYTQYDYMAFSANMPLAAYSDPNVLQSEQAEITEAEILKLLPPYKKAAEQLSILFILSAYRFDQLGSYDKTYGELYDSTFDAVFAGTPVTLMLSKLQQKLYLAEQRMTERNRGRVTAYNAMKPSLVLNSISI
- a CDS encoding alpha/beta hydrolase — translated: MLFGERSNANGPDEVRLATAEYDSAQSQWQVDLLAEPETLTADNLPSRQLFKSVIAGIKQGQYSSDWVFYIHGFNQSFKDSLEASWRISQRYNVDVIVFSWASNPGGWGPSEYNRARQAARSSANALDHALQKMGSYLIDRPQAEIGQCNVRLNLLIHSLGNYLVENFVRDPIFSGETRIFDNVIFHQADVDHKHHDMWIDRVEYGRRIYVTINENDGALKVSDISNPSRLGSTALGTAATPVYVDFTNADNVDRDHDFCIGDHGNPAIYRFFQQVLTSHRGELASEFTYDSRTNTFIMQGGGVSALGGTWA